From a single Chlamydia muridarum str. Nigg genomic region:
- the sufC gene encoding Fe-S cluster assembly ATPase SufC, translated as MLHLYDLHVCCEEKKILEGLSLSIRPGELHIIMGPNGAGKSTLAKVLSGDDSVEVASGRMTLSGSDLIEMSPEKRAHAGMFISFQHPPEIPGVNNRLFLKEACNACRKARNQEVLEDSAFNELLASLEETYGFPGFHFFPDRNVNEGFSGGEKKKNELWQMLILEPKMVVLDEPDSGLDVDALKGICSVVQTYRRKHPETAFCIVTHNPRLGDLLHPDHVHILLNGRVVFSGDMHLMEELERKSYQELLDVVTRE; from the coding sequence ATGCTTCATCTATACGATTTACACGTGTGTTGTGAAGAAAAAAAGATTTTGGAAGGGTTGTCTTTGTCTATTCGCCCAGGAGAACTCCATATCATTATGGGGCCTAATGGAGCAGGGAAATCCACGTTAGCTAAAGTTCTGTCTGGGGATGACAGTGTAGAGGTAGCTTCAGGGAGGATGACTTTATCGGGAAGCGACTTAATTGAGATGTCTCCGGAGAAAAGGGCTCATGCAGGGATGTTCATTAGTTTTCAACATCCTCCAGAAATTCCCGGAGTCAATAATCGTCTTTTTTTAAAAGAGGCTTGTAATGCTTGTAGAAAAGCTCGTAATCAAGAGGTGTTGGAAGATTCTGCTTTCAATGAGTTGCTTGCGAGTTTAGAAGAAACTTATGGATTCCCAGGATTTCATTTTTTCCCTGATAGAAATGTCAATGAAGGGTTTTCAGGGGGAGAGAAAAAAAAGAACGAACTTTGGCAAATGTTGATCTTGGAACCCAAAATGGTTGTGCTAGATGAACCCGACTCAGGGCTTGATGTAGATGCCCTGAAGGGCATTTGCTCTGTTGTACAAACCTATCGACGTAAACATCCTGAAACTGCCTTTTGCATTGTGACTCATAATCCGAGACTCGGGGATCTTCTTCACCCTGATCATGTACACATCCTTTTGAATGGGAGAGTTGTTTTTTCCGGGGATATGCATCTCATGGAGGAGCTAGAAAGAAAGAGTTATCAAGAATTGTTGGATGTTGTTACCCGGGAGTAA
- the sufB gene encoding Fe-S cluster assembly protein SufB gives MDAPVDKFLQQQEYPYGFVTPVESEGLAPGISEEHIERLVHLRGEPKFLLDFRLKAFRLWQKMEEPKWARLHYAPISYDEMVYFSAPKSKKPLGKLEDADPELLETFKRLGIPIDEQKRLLNVQDVAMDLVFDSVSIGTTFKKTLEEAGVIFCSLREAIHNYPDLVKRYLGSVVPARDNFFAALNSAVFSDGSFVYIPKGVRCPMEISTYFRINDKESGQFERTLIIAEDDAYVSYLEGCTAPAFSSHQLHAAVVELIANNRSTIRYSTVQNWYPGDRNTGEGGIYNFVTKRGLCAGKQSKISWSQVEVGAAITWKYPSCILRGENSVGEFYSIALTNGKMQADTGTKMLHIGKGSSSTIVSKGISADESHNTFRSLVSISPQAVGSCNYTQCDSMLVGELCGAYTDPQILVHNGESCVEHEAATSKLREEQLFYLRSRGFDTEEAVSLVVHGFCKEVIELLPLEFAREATKLLMIKLENSVG, from the coding sequence ATGGACGCACCGGTAGATAAATTTCTGCAGCAGCAGGAATATCCTTATGGATTTGTTACTCCTGTAGAATCTGAGGGATTAGCACCAGGTATTAGTGAAGAACATATAGAACGATTGGTGCATTTACGGGGAGAGCCAAAATTTTTGTTAGATTTTCGTTTAAAAGCTTTTCGTCTGTGGCAAAAGATGGAGGAACCGAAATGGGCTCGCCTTCATTATGCTCCGATTTCCTATGATGAAATGGTGTATTTTTCGGCGCCTAAATCTAAAAAACCCTTAGGGAAATTAGAAGATGCCGATCCAGAGCTTCTCGAGACGTTTAAAAGATTAGGCATTCCTATTGATGAGCAAAAAAGATTGCTTAATGTGCAAGATGTCGCGATGGATTTAGTTTTTGATTCCGTGTCCATAGGAACGACCTTCAAAAAAACTTTAGAGGAAGCTGGCGTAATTTTTTGTTCATTGCGTGAGGCTATTCATAACTATCCCGATTTAGTGAAACGTTATTTGGGATCTGTGGTTCCTGCTCGAGACAATTTTTTTGCGGCATTAAATTCTGCGGTCTTCAGCGATGGCTCATTTGTTTATATTCCTAAGGGCGTACGATGCCCAATGGAAATATCTACCTATTTTAGAATCAATGATAAAGAATCTGGCCAATTTGAGAGGACCCTGATCATTGCTGAGGATGATGCTTATGTAAGTTATCTGGAAGGTTGTACTGCTCCTGCTTTTTCTTCTCACCAATTACATGCAGCTGTTGTTGAGTTAATAGCGAATAATCGTTCCACTATCCGCTATTCAACAGTTCAGAATTGGTATCCTGGGGATCGCAACACAGGAGAAGGTGGGATTTATAATTTTGTTACGAAACGAGGGCTTTGTGCAGGAAAGCAATCTAAAATTTCCTGGTCACAAGTTGAAGTGGGTGCAGCGATCACTTGGAAATACCCGAGCTGTATTTTAAGGGGAGAGAATAGTGTAGGGGAATTCTATTCCATAGCCTTGACTAATGGGAAGATGCAAGCAGATACAGGAACAAAAATGTTACATATTGGCAAGGGTTCTTCTTCAACTATAGTTTCGAAGGGAATTTCCGCTGACGAATCGCATAATACTTTTAGAAGTTTAGTTTCTATTTCTCCACAAGCTGTGGGAAGTTGTAACTATACGCAATGCGATTCTATGCTTGTTGGAGAGCTTTGTGGAGCTTACACAGATCCTCAAATTCTAGTTCACAATGGAGAAAGTTGCGTAGAGCATGAAGCAGCAACTTCTAAATTACGGGAAGAACAACTTTTCTATTTGCGTAGTCGGGGATTCGATACAGAAGAGGCTGTGAGTTTAGTCGTACATGGTTTCTGTAAAGAAGTTATAGAGTTATTGCCTTTGGAATTTGCTCGAGAAGCAACAAAGTTATTAATGATTAAATTAGAAAATAGTGTGGGCTAG
- the sufD gene encoding Fe-S cluster assembly protein SufD: MRGTYQQRLIHPNERLLEALSSLWGKYQRDHVFRDACSWLREIPQGTNPWIYCLGGSEFFTPFSDQKSADCVFVNGYFVPSLSKLPSGILVAPLCEARAFFQKKQDKDPLEKAHSLLRGEEGTVIYIPEGQKFEAPLVVHHHYVGSEENDYKKMSAPYFVFILGKGASISIEMETMTIPQNFHLFGQTLGFLGEEAELILTVKSFPKGTERVVWSHHVEVERKGACAVVQEMRSMGKGWFRNAFSLRGESAHGESLVKVLGGDCLGVHNTMYHDARATSSRQNIRSILDEGYFAFEGGIHISPQGTLSNAYQKHDTLLLSNRASAATFPRLEILTDDVKASHGATVGSLNAHLLTYLRSRGFSLMDAKQTLQKSFLALDIEKTYFPKLKDLDL, encoded by the coding sequence ATGAGGGGAACTTATCAGCAAAGGCTAATTCATCCTAATGAGCGATTACTAGAAGCGCTCAGTTCTTTATGGGGCAAATATCAACGTGATCATGTATTTCGAGATGCCTGTTCTTGGCTACGCGAGATTCCTCAGGGAACAAACCCATGGATCTATTGTCTAGGAGGGAGTGAGTTTTTTACTCCTTTTTCTGATCAGAAATCAGCCGATTGCGTATTTGTGAATGGGTATTTTGTGCCCTCTTTGTCTAAGCTGCCTTCGGGTATTCTTGTGGCGCCTTTATGTGAGGCACGAGCTTTTTTTCAGAAGAAACAAGATAAAGATCCATTAGAAAAAGCACACTCTTTGCTTCGCGGAGAAGAGGGGACAGTCATTTACATCCCTGAGGGGCAAAAGTTTGAAGCTCCTCTTGTCGTGCATCACCACTACGTAGGTAGTGAAGAAAACGATTATAAAAAAATGAGTGCGCCTTACTTTGTTTTTATTTTAGGGAAAGGAGCGTCTATATCCATAGAAATGGAAACCATGACAATTCCGCAGAATTTCCATCTCTTTGGGCAAACGCTTGGTTTCCTTGGGGAGGAGGCAGAGCTTATTTTGACTGTAAAATCTTTCCCTAAAGGGACTGAGAGAGTGGTTTGGTCTCATCATGTAGAGGTGGAACGCAAAGGAGCTTGTGCTGTTGTCCAAGAAATGCGTTCTATGGGGAAGGGATGGTTTCGAAATGCTTTTTCTCTTAGAGGAGAATCTGCACATGGAGAATCTTTAGTTAAGGTTTTGGGTGGAGATTGTTTGGGAGTGCATAACACGATGTATCATGATGCACGAGCAACTTCTTCTCGCCAAAACATTCGTTCCATATTAGATGAGGGATATTTTGCTTTTGAAGGAGGAATCCATATTAGCCCTCAAGGCACTTTGTCTAATGCTTATCAGAAGCACGATACTTTGTTATTAAGTAATCGTGCTTCTGCAGCAACTTTTCCTCGATTAGAAATTTTAACCGATGATGTGAAAGCCTCTCATGGGGCAACAGTAGGCTCTTTGAATGCGCATCTTCTTACTTATCTTCGCTCTAGAGGTTTTAGCTTGATGGATGCTAAGCAAACTTTGCAGAAAAGTTTTTTAGCATTGGATATAGAGAAAACGTATTTCCCAAAACTGAAAGACTTGGATCTTTAA